Within Malus domestica chromosome 04, GDT2T_hap1, the genomic segment AAATTTTCAGTTAGTTGCTTATACTTTTTTCCATTTTCAAGCAAGCTAAATTATGCCTTAGGTAAATCTGGGATTGTTTAGTTTAGAAAATTACTTTATGCATACACGCAGAGAGCTTCACCTCAAAATGTAGGGTTCAAGACCATTTTCCGGGAAAATGTTTtcgaaagaacaaaaaaaggggagagaggggttaggtttaatttgggtttttctgGTTGATTCTCGTATTTCCCTTGCATAAATGTTTATCGGAAAGAAGATATTTGGCTGGTGTTGTATGTCGATACgtgcattgattgatgagttcTTATATGAAGCAGACTATGAGATAAAGACAGATGAATGCAAGCAGAAAACCGAGGCGGCAAAATCGGAGGTTGTTGCTGATGAAGAGTTAGACCGTCTTCAGAGAGAGTTTGATGGGGATGCTGAAATAGAAAGTTCGCTTATGGAGGAGATTAGATAAGTATACATTTAGTTGTGTTGGCtttcagattttttattttaggttGACTAGCAATGGTTGCTGATTTGGCTCTCTTTTGCTTTAACACAGTTCTAGGCAACGAGATTGGTGAGTTTGAACGCCAAAGGATTTCTGTTCGGGAGAAAAAGCGAAACTTGAAGAGACACGAGCAAGATGAGTTCAGGGAACAGTAAGTATTTAGAAGTGTGATGCTAACATTGCGGCGATTCTTTCTCTTCTGTTCTCAGTGTTCTTATATTTCTTAGGTTCTAAAAAATACCGATAAAAGTCTATGCATTCATCACAGTAGTGGTTGCTGTAGTTGTACCGGTCATGAGATGGATTGTTCTGGTCTTATTTTTCTCTGTCTCTCTTGACAGACTGACAATTCATTTCTAGTcaataaaatattttctctTATCTACAGGAGGAAGCTCTCCATGTATGCTTCTGTCACAAACATTATACCAAACCTGGAAAATAAGTCGCGTGATATGGGTTGTATCCTACTGCTGAAACTTACTTATTACTTGGACATGCATATTTCCTTCATTTGTTTGttcgttcattttttttttttttttttgtgcaatGTTATTTAAAGTATGATATAGCTGTAATCACCTTGTTTTCCTTAAGTCTAAAATTACAGATATTGTGGATAGCAATAAGAAAATTGTTCAGAAGTTTGAATTTGATCCAACAAAGATGACTGCCTCTGAAACATGTGATAGCATTTGGAAGATGATATCTTGAACATTTTCCCTTCAGACGGCttgtataatataatattttccATGTTTGTTTGCTTCTTTTATGCTGTCCTACAGCTTGATATCGTGTTTTTGAGAAGTGATCTGTGGGAGGTTTGTAACTTATGATGACATATTGTAAAGCACATTTCAAAGTTGATTATCGGGGATGGTGTTGCTGCCCCTTGGAAACATATTGGTTGTGTACTTGTGTTTTACTGTCTATTTTGTTGTAGCATAAGTTTGAAGGGCGTATTAGAAAGTCATATATTCGAAATTCAGTTTAATTCATAACTATTGAACCAAGATACAATACATATAACGCTGGTCAATTATTCATAATGATATGGGACCGGCAATGCTGCACAGAGCAAAATATATTGCAGAACCATGTATGTGAATCACACTGAAGTTTCCGCCTTCATCTACGAAGTTTTAGCTGTTCCTGGTGTTCTTCACCCTTGTAGCATCTTTGTCCGGTAGAGTTTTCCTTATCAGTTGAGTTGATATTGGGCGGAAGTGGTTTGCAAGCCTCTGGTTTTGGACTTCCTTTGTAAGCCGCACAGACAATGGGTACAAAGTTTTGGTAGGACTACAACCAGATATGAAGAGTTCAGTATTGTATGTGTACTTGCGGGcgcattgtgtgtgtgtgtgtgtgtgagagagagagagagagagagagagaaagagagagagagagagagagagagagagagagagagagagagagagagagagagagagagagagagggagagagatggaaTTTACTTCATAGAGTGGTCTAGTATTGACAAGAACCCATGGCACATAGTTGTGAACCGGATCAAGATGCGCTGTCTCATTTGCATATTGTAGTATAAGCTGCATGCCAATttataatcattttgtttgttgaatgaaaatattgtttggatttgtacacacttggtgcgatggcaagtgccttcgcccatgagcggtaggtctcgggttcgagacttgggagcagcctctccataaaatgggggtaaggctagccgacatttacctctcccagaccctgcgtaaagcgggagccttgtgcactgggtacgacctttttttgtACACATGAGTTTCAACAAAATGCTGTTTAACAAATTAGTGTTAACCTTTTTCTCTAACCCGCTGTCGTAGCAATCTTGGACAGGTTTCGGATCCATCCCTAGTTGTTGAGAACAAGATTTCCATTCATCTTTCGACTGCTTTCCTTGAATGGTTTGGTTCtcaatgcaatgaatgaatttgaaatGCTGCATCTGCATCAGAGTTAAAGTGACGATGAAGATCAAGTAAAAACTCTGTAAGTAATCCTATTCGTATCATtcatctttctttgtttttttctgtAAGGTCTGTGGAAGTCTGCAAACATCTCCTGGACAAGACTCAtatcgttttaggttctaatggAAAGTAAACTGTGAAAACTTATGATTTTGTCATATGTGTAagtatatatttattattttcttagaTGTTGAGGAAAAGAAGATGGCCATACCGCATCTGGATAGCTGTTGATAGCACAGGCTTCTATGCTGTTCAAGTAGCACTCATCCGGGCCGTGCTGCAGAGTGTGAAGCACCAACACATTCGTTCAGCACAGGCGATGATAAAAACACAGAATGATAAAAgccaattaaaaaaaagatgaagatgggAAATCATAAATCTGACCTGGCAAACGATGGTGCTGTTAGGTCCTTGTATATGAGCATTTCCATATGGGACTAGCCTCAAGTTCACAATGTTGATGAGATCTGTGTCGAATACCTTTGATAGTCCATTTACGATGAACTGTGCACAGAATGGGCATAGTGTTTCGTAATACAGAGTCAGGTCAACTTTCTTAGCTTTGGTAGGAGGCCTAGGAATAGCACTAGGAGCTTCTATAAGTTTTCGGGAttttggagaaggcgggactttGCTGCCTTGATCTTCAAAAGAAGAACAAGACACGCAAACGATGAGCAAAGAAGTTAGaatgagaagggagaagagCTTAGGAGAAGCCATTACTGAATGTTTATTAGCAGTTAAGAGCACACTGAAGCTATGCACATGTAAGCCTGCATATTTATAGCTCCTCCAAGTACTAATGTACCACCCACCACAGGACCAAGCTGTTTCTCTACATTAAATTTTAGACTGACCAAAATACCCTCTTTCGTTCGCTATGAGCTATGATCGCCACGCCACCTTAAGCGGGAAAGCGACAGTCGCTTATCTTCTCAATGTGTTGAGAGATGACTCGTATGATAGCTCTTAAATTTCGTCATTTGAGTTGATTGAGTTGCATCGTCGAATCAACAGATGTTGCTTACTTGAGGATGATGAAACTGTGCTAAGAAGGGAGGATTAAGGAAAGATAAGGCAATTAATTGCAGAGCCCAAACCCTTGAAACTGTGATAAGAAAGGAGAACTATGACAAATTAAGGATTGCAGTAATTAGGAGTTGGTATATTTTGGATTATTATCATTAATTCATTTGACTTGTCCAACTAATATATTTAAGAATCAAATGTCTTGTACAGTCAATGAGCTATAAGCTTATAAGATTTGGTGTTGATGATGGTTTGCTGAGATAAATAGAAACTCAAACAAGAAAAGTTTTGATGATGCATTAAACGCGTATGGGATCGTGTAGTGTGTATCAAACACTctaatgtgttttaacttttccACATGATagtgttggattaaatttcaaataTCGCCGCAGTGACATTCCGGTTATAGATGAGTTTCTCTCAGCCCTGAGGGGTGGTGGAAGAAGGGTCCTGTAGTTTTGCGTCTTTGTGGCCCCTCTGAAAATCGCATGATGTGTTGAAATATTTGTAAAGAAGGTTATACATCATTAGTGTTACCTAGTGATATTGGTTGAATGGAACACCTTTGGGTGTAATCAAAGGTTCTTCTTGAAAATCCGTCTTTTTTTAATTGGGGAGTCGAACTTGAGAGCTCTTTCACCACAAAGCTCAGTTAGTGGTGCCATACATATAATTAGGACTATCTTCTTAGTATGTTTTCAATGAGTAAAAGGGTCAATTAAGTACTTTGTCATTAAGAGATTTAAATTGTATTTGTTATGTGATGTTCCTTTACATTTGTTATGTGATGTTCCTTTGCAACGcgttttctccctctctctctctatatctctctctctctctctctctctctctccatgtttctctctctagaagtcCAAATCCAGAGCTTCCTCTCCAACTTCAAGTTTCAACCGCCGTCCCTTACTCTTGCTCGGGGTAGGTGGCAGCCCATTACTCCTTCCCTCCTTCTTCCCCCCTTGCCTTTTCCATATTTTCCCTCCTATCTCACTTCCTCTGCCCCATCCCCCTCCCTGCATccacctcttcttcctctcccatTGCCAGTCTCCTTCTTTCGTTTTATTCCTGGTTCTCCCTgagtttttctcaatttttcttGAGCCGGATCTCAACTATCCCATGAGCTTGTCTCAAATTTGGGCTTCATGCCCCTTATCTAGGGTCATTTGCCTACTTTTATTGCTTTAtgtcttttaattttctttcctCCATCCTCCTTAGTTGTGATACTTCATCTCCATCCCAACATGTACTCAGACATGCACGTCCCGATCAAAAATTGGATACCAAATCTACTATCCTCCCTCACTTCTCCTCCCCCAATTTGCATATCAGGCATGATAGATTCCCATCGTGAAGGGGACTTGGATATGGTGTCTACATTCTCAATTCTGAGTTTGGATTCCTTTGAGTATGTGACGGCATCGATGGTCTAGTTTATGCAAGCTTgagattagggtttttttgttatttgttttttcaacCTTCGGGCCTAAGTTTGTGAGGGCCTCCTGTTGTTTCTTGGGTTGCGGCATTTTACCTTATCCTTTGTTTGTTTATCATGTTCCTTTTGGACCTTGTACTagttttttaatggaatgaaagttcttttgaccaaaaaaaaaagtacttaGTCATTAATTAAGACTATCTTCTTAGTATTCATAAGGATTAAGACCAATTTTCCAGTACGGAAtgtatattttgtttgttttgcctTACGTACATGGtaattttcctttatttaaGCAATGATCAAGGAGCTACTCAAActtaattaaacatgaaaagcACTGGTAACGCGTAAATACATCAATTCATCTATTTTTTGGCTTCCACTAACCCTAATTAAATTGATCAAGTTACTTATTCGTATAAGGTAGGTGGGTTCTAGGTTTTAAGTTTCATTACTTAATGGTTTGACTGTACCAACTCCAACAATAGTTATTTGTCGTTGTCTTATTAATTTGTCATTATCCATGTCAGCAGGATATTGTGGTACAACTTGTTATATGAGAAAATGATGATATATTGATAACGAAAATGACTACAAGTGCTTTGAGATTTTACAGTAGAGTGGAGAAGACGACGAAAGATAAGGCAAGGAGAGTAGGAGACGGCATAGAAGGATACGATATGGTACGAAGGGAATATTTATTCCAAATTTGACATGGGAGGATTGGCATCCATTAGATTACATGAATGgtcaatatttgtttaaatgcaCAGATGATAAATGCAGAGACTCGGGATCCACTTACAACCATAACAGAAAAAAAACTTGAACCCCGAATCATAGAGTCATAGAGGATTAACCAAGCCAGAACTACACATCATCATGAGCCGGACTATGACTGCCAAAGCAACCTACCGTTCCGCAAGGAGTCAGGCCCCTTATAGAACATCCTCCTTATCAACCTATGGAGGTGGTGCACTTGGACAAAAATTGTTGAATTTTTGATGTGTATTTCATATCAaaacaattacaagatgaaacattatataggaaaagaaagagaacataagcctaacttgcctaacttgcctaatttcctaacttgcctaatttacacaaagaaggttgactagcctaacttcattagtcatccaacatgtttatttcatgcatgcattttaacaaaagatatgacttgcatacattccaacactccccctcaagctagATCGAGGGGATTCCTTGAGCCAAGCTTGGACAGAATGCGCATGAACTGAACCGTAGGAAGAGGTTTAGTAAAAATAACGCTTTGCTTCTTGCTGCGCCATGTTACCAAATTCCCACTtgaaatggcttcgtgccgcaaacaaacagtaatggcttcgtgccgcaaacaaacaaacttgaaATGGCTTTGTGCCGCAAACAAACAGtaatggcttcgtgccgcaaacaaacaaacttgaaatggcttcgtgccgcaaacAAAGAATAATGGCTGGCTTCGTGCCACAAACTTGAACAACGTTAGGTAGAGCTAAAGCATCCATCGAGCTCTCAGCTTCATAATGTTCTccagccatcttggcttagagtaaatgttctccagccatcttggcttagagtaaaagttctccagccatcttggcttagagtaaatgttctccagccatcttggcttagagtaaaAGAAACTTAGCGGAAACGATCAATAGAGCATCCATCGAGCACTCAGCTTCATAATGTTCTccagccatcttggcttagagtaaaAGAAACTTAGCGGAAACGATCAACAGAGCCAGGAATTTCGagttcctgctctgataccatgttgaatttttgatgtgtatttcatatcaaaacaattacaagatgaaacattatataggaaaagaaagagaacataagcctaacttgcctaacttgcctaatttcctaacttgcctaacttgcctaatttacacaaagaaggttgactagcctaacttcaTTAGTCATCCAAtatgtttatttcatgcatgcattttaacaaaagatatgaCTTGCATACATTCCAACAAAAATGGTATTCGGCTACATCAAAATATGCAAGTTCATCACTCACTCCTCTACAAGGGTATCGTCACTTCCTTTTCAACGAAAGCTTTCTGGAACAATGGTGGATCTGGTGTGGTGGTTAGGGATTGGACGAGCTCTTTTATGGCAGCGGTGGCATGTTCGTGGTCGGCGTTGCTTTCTGTTCGCTGTGTCTTTAGGTACACACAGGTTCAGTTCCAAGGGCATTGTCAGCTTGTTGTGGCTTCCATTCAGAGGATCCAACTATTTCATCGGTGGCATGTGAATGGAGTTGCACATCGGTGGGCTTGAGTTGCTACTTTCTCTTCCTATACGGAGATGATTTGGTTTCAGTGACCTCTAACTTTGCTGAGTAATATTTCATTATTTTACTTGAGGATTGTAACCTTTTCAATAACTGTGGTACAACTTTGACGTACGTTTCCATGGGTTCTTTGCAATCAGCTGTTTGAACTTCATGTAGAATGATAAAAATTGGAGATGGAATTAGTGGTGAATTTCGTCTCCAATTAAGTTTATGTTCAAAGTTAATGAGGCAAAACTACATCACCAATACTTAAATTAGAACACTACACAAGTAATTAATTACGTACGCTACTAATTAGTAAATTATTATTTCTATAGTCTAGAGCTAGTTGACCAGCAATAATGCTGCACGCAGCAAAAGGAGATGCAGAATATAGCTTCTTATTGCAAAGTTTGTTGTTTCAGCTGAGCTGCTCCAGCTGAGAAGCCCGGGGGGAGCAATGAATCGGCTGCAAGTCCGTGGTTTAGAATAGCCTTCGTAAGCCTCACAGACGTACCTCTCAAAGTTTTGGTAGTCCTGCATGAAATCCACAATATGAATGATAAAGAGAGTGGTTTAATTGGCGTTCGTGTATGTGTTTGTGCAGGCACGCGCGAAAGTTTGAATTAGAGAAAGAGATTAGAGGGAAGGAGATTAGGGTTTGCATAATAGAGTGGTTTTTGATTGACAACAACCCATGGGACACATGTAAGTGGCGGATCGAGACCGTAGGTTTCCAAAATATAATGTAGCATAAGCTGCAGCATATGACAATTCATAGATTAATTAGCAATAGAGTTTTGTGTATATATCTAGACCGGCCCTGAGATTTTGAGGCCCGCGGTGTGAAATTTAAACTGGAACCCTTACTAAGAACTGAAACAAAATGTGCAGTGTCCAGTTTGGGCTCACCTTTCTCTCATATCCACTTTTGTAGCATGTCAGTAGAGGTTCGTGGCTCATATTGTGAATCTGACAACAATATTTCCATACATCTTCTTTCAATCGATGTTCTTTGACGGCAAGGTATTCAACGCAGGAAATGAAGGGTAAATGCTGCTTCTGCATCACACAGTTAAAAGAGATGAATTAATTAGGCTGTGTTATTATTCACAGGTGctgaaaaaattaaataatctaGGGCTTTACCACATTTGGCCAGACGCTGATCGCACAGGCTTGTATACTATTCAAGTAACATTCATCTTGGCCATGCTGCAATGAAAGCACAAGCCACAATTAGTTATTAATCAAATTAACTAGTGCAAATACATATAATGAAACTATACTAAACATATaataccaaaaataaattagggGCCGGGAAATGGGACCTCGCAAACGACGGTGTCATTAGGTCCTTCGACACGGACATTTCCAGAGGGCACTAGCCGGAGGTTGATAATGGACATGAGATCCTCCTCCGAAATCAATAGGGGTAACAGTTGCTCGATGAAGGAAGCACAGGCTGAGCATAGAGTGCCATAATAAATAGTCAGGTCAACTTTCTGATGATCAGCTACTTGGGGCTCCAGAGGAAACGAAGGCGGGGCGACGGATCAATGCCATGACCATCTTCAACAGAAGCGCAAGACGGAGGAGAAATGGACAGCAAAAGAGTAAGAACAAGTAGGGAGAAGAGCAGCTTAGGAGAAGTCATTAAGGCATCCATTTTGTTCTTAGTATTTGCTTAATTAGCACATAAGAATGGTGATCatgtatttatattataaatatacCTCAAGTGCAATGCGAACGCTTACCAAAATTGTTTAGGATACAAAATTACACGTCGGAAATTTGTGGCCTtgtatctatatatattataaGGATTGATTTGCACATCATTTTCCAACTCTTTGTCTTCATCTATTTTGTTTGCATTATCTAGCCATTTGGGAATATTGTTTTATTTCCAAATGAGTAAGAAATTATttcaatgaagaagaaaaatagagcAAAAGCTACATAATTAAGCTTTTGAACCCTTGTGTATCCACCTAGTATGGCTAAAATTTTGGAAAGTCCCGCAAATCtacataatttatatatatgggGCTAATGATGACCTACTCAAACTTAGGGTGAAACGAGAAAAACACTCATAACGCATATCACTAGTATATAGCCTCCCTCAATGGCTCAATCACATATATCCATTTTTGGCTTCCAACCAAATAGGTGAGTTCTAAAGGCTCATTTGTGTCTAGGGTTggattgaattgggttgatgtCAAAtgttatatcaattcaaattagACTGTAGAATTACATAAACGTACAAGAACACAATAATTTATAATGATTTGTTCAAAGTTGTTACATATGCGTTAGTGTACTTTCTGTTTTCACTATATAATCGAGTTTTACAATATATAGACGCTTGTTGCTTTTTAGAGGGAAAAGTGTGCATCTAGGGTTACAATGTGAGGAATAAGGATGATTGGGAGTTATCCCTAAAATAAGGGCGAGGGAGCCCCTTCATGAAGAATTAGGGGTTCGGGCCGTGCCGATTCCCTGATTCGAATCATTCTTTCTTTTGACAGCAAGCACGGTTCGCAGCTAAACAGTGACACCAAATATGATACTAACATATTAGATTAGATTAGATTGGAAAACTCATACAATTAAATGTATAAGTGAAGGTAGAGCTTAATGAATTTCAATTTGAGGGGATGGAAAGGATTAGACATGAAGAAATGCATCCCTTTTATGCACCAGACGAGCTCTAGAGTTCATAGCTCCAAACACACCCTTTTAGGTAGAAGTGTAGAACATCACCATCAAATCAATTTCATATATGAATAAAAGAATTTGAGTCCTACCAACAATATATAATTGTTATATGTCACTTTCTCATGAATTTGGTATTCCATGTCAGCAGGTATACATGGGATTGAAAGTGTATATATTTTTAGTGATAAGAACTGGCAAAGTGATCTATGAAGTTCATATTTTGATGCTTTTGAAATTATAATCTGATTGATTACCTTTGTCTCAAAGTAATTGGGCTTTTTTCTGTCTAAAATATGGTAAGGCAGATAGATTGTCATGCACTTGACATTCCATTGCAGCACAAAGCAGTCGGTTTGAGAATTTATTTATCCCTTAAAACTTCTAAATGCTAATGTAA encodes:
- the LOC103433692 gene encoding gamma-interferon-responsive lysosomal thiol protein-like codes for the protein MASPKLFSLLILTSLLIVCVSCSSFEDQGSKVPPSPKSRKLIEAPSAIPRPPTKAKKVDLTLYYETLCPFCAQFIVNGLSKVFDTDLINIVNLRLVPYGNAHIQGPNSTIVCQHGPDECYLNSIEACAINSYPDAMQHFKFIHCIENQTIQGKQSKDEWKSCSQQLGMDPKPVQDCYDSGLEKKLILQYANETAHLDPVHNYVPWVLVNTRPLYESYQNFVPIVCAAYKGSPKPEACKPLPPNINSTDKENSTGQRCYKGEEHQEQLKLRR
- the LOC103433691 gene encoding gamma-interferon-responsive lysosomal thiol protein-like isoform X1, which translates into the protein MSIINLRLVPSGNVRVEGPNDTVVCEHGQDECYLNSIQACAISVWPNVKQHLPFISCVEYLAVKEHRLKEDVWKYCCQIHNMSHEPLLTCYKSGYERKLMLHYILETYGLDPPLTCVPWVVVNQKPLYYDYQNFERYVCEAYEGYSKPRTCSRFIAPPGLLSWSSSAETTNFAIRSYILHLLLLRAALLLVN
- the LOC103433691 gene encoding gamma-interferon-responsive lysosomal thiol protein-like isoform X2 — its product is MSIINLRLVPSGNVRVEGPNDTVVCEHGQDECYLNSIQACAISVWPNVKQHLPFISCVEYLAVKEHRLKEDVWKYCCQIHNMSHEPLLTCYKSGYERKDYQNFERYVCEAYEGYSKPRTCSRFIAPPGLLSWSSSAETTNFAIRSYILHLLLLRAALLLVN
- the LOC103433693 gene encoding kinetochore protein SPC24 homolog, giving the protein MGEASGISKLISYSDDLVKVLKDHRDINNLAQCLQHFKALRSSCDSDFNEVQNSLRDYEIKTDECKQKTEAAKSEVVADEELDRLQREFDGDAEIESSLMEEIRVLGNEIGEFERQRISVREKKRNLKRHEQDEFREQRKLSMYASVTNIIPNLENKSRDMGYIVDSNKKIVQKFEFDPTKMTASETCDSIWKMIS